The [Flavobacterium] thermophilum genome has a segment encoding these proteins:
- the lutP gene encoding L-lactate permease: MQWKQDFTPIADQLWLSAIVALIPILYFFWALAVKRMKGHVTGLTTLLLALVLAVIAYRMPAGKAVMSVTQGAVYGLLPIGWIIITSVFLYKLTVKTGHFDIIRNSVVSLTEDRRLQALLIAFSFGAFLEGAAGFGAPVAISAALLAGLGFNPLYAAGICLIANTAPVAFGAVGIPIISMEGPTGVPAMEISKMVGRQLPFLSVFIPFYLVLIMAGWKKTVEVLPAIIVSGVSFALTQYLTSNFLGPELPDILSSLVSIVALAVFLKYWKPKSTFRFATESEVAAAGQVARATQRGGEVFRAWSPFLVLTALISLWGIPQVKAALTGHYEGTNGLLKLVNAIGAHLTFMPPVPGLNNQILNPSGQPIAAVYKLELLGTAGTAILLAAVVTKFIIGISWKDWGRTFVETLNELKYPIVTIASVVGFAYIANSSGMSTTLGMALAKTGPLFPFFSPILGWLGVFITGSDTSSNLLFGNLQKVTATSIGMDPVLALAANSSGGVVGKMVSPQSIAVACAAVGLTGKESDLFRFTVKHSIFLIILVGILVYLQSTVLSWMIP; this comes from the coding sequence ATGCAGTGGAAGCAAGATTTTACGCCAATCGCCGACCAGCTTTGGTTATCGGCCATTGTCGCACTCATTCCGATTTTGTATTTCTTTTGGGCTTTGGCCGTCAAGCGGATGAAAGGGCATGTCACCGGGCTGACGACGTTGCTGCTTGCTTTGGTGTTGGCTGTAATCGCTTACAGGATGCCGGCCGGCAAAGCGGTCATGTCGGTGACGCAAGGGGCGGTGTACGGGCTGCTCCCGATCGGCTGGATCATCATTACGTCCGTCTTTTTATATAAGCTGACGGTGAAGACCGGCCATTTTGACATCATTCGCAACTCCGTCGTTTCCCTCACCGAAGACCGGCGGCTGCAGGCGCTGCTCATTGCCTTTTCGTTCGGGGCGTTTTTGGAAGGGGCGGCCGGGTTTGGCGCGCCGGTGGCGATTTCAGCGGCGCTTCTGGCCGGATTGGGGTTTAACCCGCTGTACGCCGCAGGCATCTGTTTGATCGCCAACACAGCGCCGGTGGCGTTCGGGGCGGTCGGGATTCCGATCATCTCGATGGAAGGGCCGACCGGTGTGCCGGCGATGGAAATTTCGAAAATGGTCGGGCGGCAGCTGCCGTTTTTATCGGTGTTCATTCCGTTCTATCTCGTTTTGATTATGGCAGGATGGAAAAAGACAGTCGAAGTGTTGCCGGCCATTATCGTCTCCGGCGTTTCGTTCGCGCTCACGCAATATTTGACATCGAACTTTTTAGGACCGGAGCTGCCGGACATTTTGTCCTCGCTCGTTTCGATCGTCGCATTGGCTGTCTTTTTGAAATATTGGAAGCCGAAAAGCACATTCCGCTTTGCAACGGAGTCGGAAGTGGCGGCTGCTGGGCAAGTTGCTCGCGCGACGCAACGCGGCGGGGAAGTGTTCCGCGCTTGGTCGCCGTTTCTCGTGCTGACGGCGTTGATCTCGCTTTGGGGCATCCCGCAGGTGAAAGCGGCGCTCACCGGCCATTATGAAGGAACAAACGGTTTGCTCAAGCTTGTCAATGCCATCGGAGCCCATTTGACGTTTATGCCGCCGGTGCCGGGGCTCAATAACCAAATTTTGAACCCAAGCGGTCAGCCGATTGCGGCGGTGTATAAGCTTGAGCTGCTCGGCACGGCTGGGACGGCGATTTTGTTGGCGGCGGTCGTCACCAAGTTCATCATCGGCATCTCGTGGAAAGATTGGGGACGCACGTTTGTGGAAACGCTTAACGAGCTGAAATATCCGATTGTGACGATCGCTTCGGTCGTCGGCTTTGCCTACATCGCCAACTCGTCAGGCATGAGCACGACGCTTGGGATGGCGTTGGCCAAAACAGGCCCGTTGTTCCCGTTCTTCTCGCCGATTTTGGGCTGGCTTGGCGTGTTCATCACCGGTTCGGATACGTCGTCGAACTTATTGTTTGGCAACTTGCAAAAAGTGACGGCAACATCGATCGGCATGGATCCGGTGCTGGCGTTGGCGGCCAACTCATCAGGCGGCGTCGTCGGGAAAATGGTTTCGCCACAGTCGATCGCGGTCGCCTGCGCGGCCGTCGGCTTGACCGGCAAAGAGTCCGACTTGTTCCGCTTTACGGTCAAACATAGCATATTCTTAATTATCTTGGTTGGTATTCTCGTGTACCTGCAATCGACGGTATTGTCGTGGATGATTCCGTAA
- the lutR_2 gene encoding L-lactate utilization operon repressor — MAFKRIKTKKIYEEVAEAIFDMIKNGELKPGDKLDSVQQLAEQFQVGRAAIREALTALKAMGLIELKQGEGTYVREFDPTMMTFPLSIAVLMNKEDIWHLLEVRKLLEAGAASLAAAKRTERDLEAMAEALRQMKEGIGSDELGEKADWAFHMAIAEASQNPMLTSIMNSVSGMIVETMRETRRIWLFSKHTTTEKLLAEHQAIFEAIRKQNPDAARARMLDHLTNVENVLRRYVRTQQPN; from the coding sequence TTGGCATTTAAACGGATCAAAACGAAAAAAATTTACGAAGAAGTGGCCGAAGCGATTTTTGATATGATCAAAAACGGCGAGCTGAAACCCGGCGATAAACTTGATTCCGTCCAACAGCTCGCTGAGCAATTTCAAGTTGGGCGCGCCGCCATCCGCGAAGCGCTCACCGCGTTAAAAGCGATGGGGCTGATTGAATTGAAGCAAGGCGAAGGGACGTACGTGCGTGAGTTCGATCCGACGATGATGACATTTCCGCTTTCGATCGCCGTCTTAATGAACAAAGAAGATATTTGGCACTTGCTTGAGGTGCGCAAACTGCTCGAAGCAGGCGCCGCCTCGCTCGCTGCTGCCAAACGGACAGAGCGCGATCTTGAAGCCATGGCGGAAGCGCTCCGACAAATGAAAGAAGGCATCGGCAGCGATGAGCTTGGCGAAAAAGCCGATTGGGCGTTTCATATGGCCATCGCCGAAGCATCGCAAAATCCGATGCTCACAAGCATCATGAACAGCGTTTCCGGGATGATCGTTGAAACGATGCGGGAAACGCGCCGCATTTGGCTGTTTTCGAAACACACGACGACCGAAAAACTGCTTGCGGAACACCAGGCCATTTTTGAAGCCATTCGCAAACAAAATCCAGACGCCGCCCGGGCGCGCATGCTCGACCATTTGACAAACGTCGAAAACGTGTTGCGCCGCTACGTTCGCACTCAGCAGCCAAACTGA
- the lutA_2 gene encoding Lactate utilization protein A, whose protein sequence is MKVSLFVTCLIDLFYTNAGKATVELLERLGCEVDFPEAQTCCGQPAYNSGYVKEAKEAMKQMMRAFADADYIVAPSGSCAAMLKEYPHIFQGDPEWEDKANRLAAKTYELTQFLVDVLKVEDVGASLHGRATYHTSCHMTRLLGVKDAPFRLLEHVKGLELVPLPNAHQCCGFGGTFSVKMGPISEQMVDEKIEHIEEVEADYLIGADCGCLMNIGGRIGRLGKPIRVMHIAEVLNARN, encoded by the coding sequence ATGAAAGTGTCCTTGTTCGTCACTTGCCTCATCGATCTTTTTTATACGAACGCCGGCAAAGCGACCGTTGAACTGCTCGAACGGCTCGGCTGCGAGGTTGATTTCCCGGAGGCGCAAACGTGCTGTGGACAGCCGGCGTATAACAGCGGTTATGTCAAAGAGGCGAAAGAGGCAATGAAACAGATGATGCGCGCGTTCGCCGATGCCGACTACATCGTTGCTCCGTCCGGTTCGTGCGCGGCGATGCTGAAAGAGTATCCGCACATTTTCCAGGGCGACCCGGAATGGGAAGACAAAGCGAACCGGCTGGCGGCGAAAACGTACGAGCTGACGCAATTTCTCGTTGACGTGCTCAAAGTCGAGGATGTCGGCGCCTCTCTCCACGGGCGGGCAACATACCATACATCCTGTCATATGACAAGGCTTCTTGGCGTCAAAGACGCGCCGTTCCGGCTGTTGGAACATGTCAAAGGGCTTGAGCTCGTTCCGCTGCCTAACGCCCATCAATGCTGCGGATTTGGCGGCACATTTTCCGTCAAAATGGGGCCGATTTCCGAACAAATGGTTGATGAAAAAATCGAGCATATCGAAGAAGTGGAAGCCGACTATTTAATCGGCGCTGACTGCGGCTGTTTAATGAACATCGGTGGACGCATCGGGCGGCTCGGCAAGCCGATCCGCGTCATGCATATTGCCGAAGTGTTGAATGCGCGCAACTAA
- the lutB gene encoding Lactate utilization protein B gives MPMKIENGPFWKRVGENLDNDFMRGAVAGMQDRGYVRRLGVIEELGHWEEWRSLAEQIRKHTLENLDYYLMQLSENVAKRGGHVFFARTAEEANDYIRRIALEKQAKKIVKSKSMVTEEINLNPVLESIGCQVIETDLGEYILQIDDHDPPSHIVGPALHKNKEQIRDVFRRKLGYTKSSDPVELARHAREMLRRDYLTADIGITGCNFAIAESGSITLVTNEGNADLVTALPKTQITVMGMERIVPTFEEMEVLVSMLTRSAVGQKLTSYITVLTGPRDEGDADGPEEFHLVIVDNGRSSILGTEFQPVLQCIRCAACVNVCPVYRHIGGHSYGSIYSGPIGAVLSPLLGGYDDYKELPYASSLCAACTEACPVKIPLHELLIKHRQTIVEREGKAPVAEKLAMKAFRLGTASSSLYRFGTKFAPSAFAPFVEDGRVTKGPGPLKAWTESREFPAPSKERFRDWFQTRQKGGNPS, from the coding sequence ATGCCGATGAAAATCGAAAACGGGCCGTTTTGGAAACGGGTCGGAGAAAACTTGGACAACGACTTTATGCGCGGGGCGGTCGCCGGCATGCAAGACCGCGGCTATGTGCGGCGGCTTGGCGTCATCGAAGAGCTCGGCCATTGGGAGGAGTGGCGCTCGCTTGCCGAACAAATTCGAAAACATACGCTTGAAAACTTGGACTATTATTTAATGCAACTCAGTGAAAACGTTGCCAAACGGGGCGGCCACGTCTTTTTCGCCCGGACGGCCGAAGAGGCGAACGACTATATCCGCCGCATCGCTTTGGAAAAACAAGCGAAAAAAATCGTTAAATCGAAATCAATGGTCACGGAAGAAATCAACTTAAACCCGGTGCTGGAATCCATCGGCTGCCAAGTGATCGAAACGGACCTTGGCGAATACATTTTGCAAATCGATGACCATGACCCACCGTCGCATATCGTCGGTCCGGCGTTGCATAAAAACAAAGAGCAAATTCGCGACGTCTTCCGCCGCAAGCTCGGCTATACGAAGTCGTCCGATCCGGTTGAACTCGCCCGCCATGCCCGCGAGATGCTGCGGCGCGACTATTTGACAGCCGACATCGGCATTACCGGCTGCAACTTCGCCATCGCCGAATCGGGCTCGATTACGCTCGTTACGAACGAAGGCAACGCCGACTTGGTGACAGCGCTGCCGAAAACGCAAATTACGGTCATGGGGATGGAGCGGATCGTTCCGACGTTTGAGGAGATGGAAGTGCTCGTCAGCATGTTGACGCGCAGCGCCGTCGGACAAAAATTGACGAGCTACATCACCGTTCTCACCGGTCCGCGTGACGAAGGCGACGCTGACGGGCCGGAAGAGTTCCATCTCGTCATTGTCGACAACGGGCGCTCATCGATTTTAGGCACGGAGTTCCAGCCGGTGTTGCAATGCATCCGCTGCGCGGCCTGCGTCAACGTCTGCCCGGTGTACCGCCACATCGGCGGCCATTCGTATGGCTCGATTTACTCCGGCCCGATCGGAGCCGTGTTGTCGCCGCTGTTGGGCGGCTACGACGACTACAAGGAGCTTCCGTACGCCTCCTCGCTGTGCGCCGCCTGTACCGAGGCGTGCCCGGTGAAAATCCCGCTTCACGAGCTGCTCATCAAGCATCGCCAAACCATCGTCGAGCGGGAAGGAAAAGCGCCGGTCGCAGAAAAACTGGCGATGAAAGCGTTCCGCCTCGGGACAGCCTCATCGTCGCTCTACCGCTTCGGCACGAAATTCGCACCGAGCGCCTTCGCTCCGTTTGTAGAGGACGGGCGCGTCACAAAAGGACCCGGGCCGCTGAAAGCATGGACGGAAAGCCGCGAATTTCCGGCGCCGAGCAAAGAACGGTTCCGTGACTGGTTCCAAACACGCCAAAAAGGAGGGAATCCATCATGA
- the lutC gene encoding Lactate utilization protein C yields MTRGTIQNRDAFLQTIAERLGRSPRLSGVSRPQWDYAPQWTVFAGYSQDDLLNVLQKQCGLIHTDYIETTSAELAGALRRQVAAYGGGPVIVPDDPRFAEYGLSALLRDEWPAEQTTVHIWNPALGRQNIDAAEQANVGIVFSDITLAESGTVVLFSRNEQGRAIHFLPKTYIAIVPKSTVVPRMTQAAAVIHEQIEKGGLVPSCINFITGPSNSADIEMNLVVGVHGPMKAAYIVVTDR; encoded by the coding sequence ATGACGCGTGGCACCATTCAAAACCGCGATGCGTTTTTGCAAACCATCGCCGAGCGCCTTGGGAGAAGCCCGCGCCTGTCCGGCGTCTCCCGGCCGCAATGGGATTATGCGCCGCAATGGACGGTGTTTGCCGGCTATAGCCAAGACGACTTGCTGAACGTGCTGCAAAAACAATGCGGATTGATCCATACCGATTACATCGAGACGACAAGCGCCGAACTGGCCGGCGCGCTGAGGCGGCAAGTGGCCGCCTATGGCGGCGGTCCGGTCATCGTGCCGGATGACCCGCGCTTTGCCGAGTACGGGCTGTCCGCCTTGCTTCGCGACGAATGGCCCGCGGAACAAACGACCGTCCATATTTGGAATCCGGCACTTGGACGCCAAAACATTGACGCCGCCGAGCAGGCGAACGTCGGCATCGTCTTCAGCGACATCACGCTCGCGGAATCAGGGACAGTCGTGTTGTTTTCGCGCAATGAACAAGGGCGGGCCATTCACTTTTTGCCGAAAACATATATCGCCATCGTCCCGAAAAGCACGGTCGTGCCGCGCATGACGCAAGCGGCGGCGGTCATTCACGAGCAAATCGAAAAAGGCGGGCTCGTCCCGTCGTGCATCAACTTCATCACCGGCCCGAGCAACTCAGCCGACATTGAAATGAACTTGGTCGTCGGCGTCCACGGGCCGATGAAAGCGGCGTATATCGTCGTCACCGACCGTTGA
- the ghrA gene encoding Glyoxylate/hydroxypyruvate reductase A translates to MNVQRILVTGRLYAELAALLPDKRPDKAFRFVAEEELTDDDFVWADAYVGFRPAGPFSLANLRWVHSLGAGVDAFLWKREWKKDVLLTRTVGSFGEQIAEYCLSYLLRDAQCHDVYAWHQEQRQWKPFAPKRLGEQRVVIYGTGEIGRRIAETLRLFGVSPIGVSRSGRDTPPFSAVYRHEEAGEALACADWVIAALPLTEETHHLFDETFFACLHNAGFINVGRGATVEETALVGALENRNVRLAVLDVFEEEPLPPHSPLWVHPNVIITPHIAALTSAEDAAQSILDTLRCIETGEPLANAVDVSRQY, encoded by the coding sequence ATGAACGTCCAACGCATTCTCGTGACGGGAAGGCTTTATGCCGAGCTTGCCGCCCTTCTTCCGGACAAGCGGCCCGATAAAGCGTTTCGCTTTGTGGCGGAGGAAGAACTGACGGACGATGATTTCGTCTGGGCGGATGCGTACGTCGGCTTTCGGCCGGCCGGGCCGTTTTCGCTTGCCAACTTGCGCTGGGTGCATTCGCTTGGCGCGGGCGTTGACGCGTTTTTATGGAAGCGGGAATGGAAGAAGGACGTGCTGCTGACGCGGACGGTCGGCTCGTTCGGCGAGCAGATCGCCGAATATTGTCTCAGCTACTTGCTGCGCGACGCCCAATGCCATGACGTTTATGCATGGCATCAAGAGCAGCGGCAGTGGAAGCCGTTCGCTCCGAAGCGGCTTGGCGAACAGCGGGTTGTCATTTATGGCACGGGCGAAATCGGCCGGCGCATCGCGGAAACGCTTCGTTTATTTGGGGTTTCCCCGATCGGCGTCTCGCGAAGCGGCCGAGACACGCCGCCGTTTTCGGCTGTTTACCGCCATGAAGAGGCGGGGGAAGCGCTTGCCTGCGCTGATTGGGTGATCGCGGCCCTTCCGCTCACCGAGGAAACGCATCATCTCTTTGACGAGACGTTTTTTGCCTGCCTGCACAATGCAGGCTTTATCAATGTCGGCCGCGGCGCGACGGTCGAGGAGACGGCGCTTGTCGGCGCGCTCGAAAATCGAAACGTCCGCCTCGCGGTGCTTGATGTGTTTGAAGAAGAGCCGCTTCCGCCGCACTCGCCGCTTTGGGTTCATCCGAATGTCATCATCACTCCGCATATCGCGGCGCTCACGTCAGCCGAAGACGCCGCCCAAAGCATTTTAGACACGCTCCGTTGCATCGAAACCGGCGAACCGCTTGCCAATGCGGTCGATGTCAGCCGGCAATATTGA
- the yoaE_3 gene encoding integral membrane protein, YjbE family, with the protein MTISAAALLALWKIIAIDIILSGDNAVVIAMATRRLPKDQRNKAIFWGTAGAVLLRILFAAIIVFLLNIPFVHFVGGLLLVWIAYKVLVEREEEANVQSSDRLLKAIMTIIIADAVMSLDNVVAVAGAAEGHLGMLALGVAISIPIMIFGSKAIVRVMEKHRWIAYVGSGILAWTAGKMIVGDEGVLHLLHLSHGPFVYAVAAGVTIFVLAAGYIANKKAAREEGTLI; encoded by the coding sequence TTGACGATTTCGGCCGCGGCGTTGTTGGCCTTATGGAAGATTATTGCGATTGATATCATTTTGTCCGGGGATAATGCGGTCGTCATTGCGATGGCGACGCGGCGGCTGCCGAAAGACCAGCGAAACAAAGCGATTTTTTGGGGGACGGCCGGGGCGGTGTTGCTTCGCATCTTGTTTGCAGCCATCATTGTGTTTTTACTGAACATTCCGTTCGTTCACTTCGTTGGCGGATTGCTGCTCGTATGGATCGCCTATAAAGTGCTTGTTGAGCGGGAAGAGGAAGCGAACGTACAATCATCAGACCGGTTGCTGAAGGCGATTATGACGATTATCATTGCTGATGCAGTGATGAGCCTTGATAACGTTGTTGCTGTGGCCGGGGCGGCCGAAGGGCATCTTGGCATGCTGGCGCTCGGGGTAGCCATCAGCATCCCGATTATGATTTTCGGCTCCAAAGCGATCGTCCGGGTGATGGAAAAACATCGATGGATCGCGTATGTTGGGTCGGGCATTTTGGCGTGGACGGCCGGGAAGATGATCGTTGGCGATGAAGGGGTGCTCCATTTGCTTCATCTTTCGCACGGTCCGTTCGTCTATGCCGTCGCGGCCGGTGTGACGATTTTTGTTTTGGCTGCCGGTTACATCGCGAATAAAAAAGCAGCGCGTGAAGAAGGGACGTTGATTTGA
- the hutH gene encoding Histidine ammonia-lyase — MMIVLNGHSLTLDEARRVIYGREPVAAALESMEAVRKSRAAVEQAIASGRTIYGVNTGFGKLADVRIEGSSLEQLQINLLRSHACAVGEPFAEEVVRALLLLRANALLKGYSGVRPAVIEQLLTFLNTGIHPIVPQQGSLGASGDLAPLAHVALALVGEGEVVYQGRRMPTVQALSQAGIPPLSLKEKEGLALINGTQAMTAVGILACLAAEQLAYDSERIAALTIEALYGVTDAFDARIHEARGFPEQAEVAERMRRYLAGSQLTTRQGERRVQDAYSIRCIPQVHGASLRALRYVKETLEIEMNAATDNPLIFANGDVLSGGNFHGQPVAIAMDLLKIAVAELANMSERRIERLVNPQLNEGLPPFLSPQPGLQSGAMIMQYVAASLVSENKTLAHPASVDSIPSSANQEDHVSMGTTAARHAYMIVQNARKVLAIELICALQAVEARGIERLAASTRQFYHEARRIVPSIVADRVFSRDIEAMDAWLKQRAVSSCSNSGASV, encoded by the coding sequence ATGATGATCGTGTTGAACGGACATTCGTTAACGCTTGACGAGGCAAGACGCGTCATTTATGGGAGAGAACCAGTGGCGGCCGCTTTAGAGAGCATGGAAGCGGTTCGAAAAAGCCGGGCGGCTGTGGAACAGGCGATTGCGAGCGGACGAACGATCTATGGGGTGAATACGGGCTTTGGCAAACTCGCTGATGTGCGCATTGAAGGAAGCAGCCTTGAGCAGCTGCAAATCAACCTTCTCCGCTCACACGCCTGTGCTGTCGGCGAACCGTTTGCCGAGGAAGTGGTGCGGGCGCTGCTTCTGTTGCGGGCCAATGCTTTGTTAAAAGGGTATTCCGGCGTGCGGCCGGCGGTCATTGAGCAGCTGCTTACGTTTTTGAACACCGGCATTCACCCGATCGTGCCCCAGCAAGGTTCCCTCGGTGCGAGCGGCGATTTGGCGCCGCTGGCTCACGTGGCGCTGGCGCTTGTCGGCGAAGGGGAAGTGGTGTATCAAGGCCGGCGGATGCCTACCGTCCAAGCGCTTTCGCAAGCGGGAATTCCGCCGCTCTCCCTGAAAGAGAAGGAAGGGCTGGCGCTCATTAACGGGACGCAGGCGATGACGGCCGTCGGAATTTTAGCTTGCTTAGCGGCGGAACAGCTCGCTTACGACAGCGAGCGGATCGCCGCATTGACGATCGAGGCGCTTTATGGTGTGACCGATGCCTTTGACGCCCGCATCCACGAAGCCCGCGGATTTCCGGAACAAGCGGAGGTGGCGGAACGCATGCGCCGTTACCTCGCTGGAAGCCAGCTTACCACAAGGCAAGGGGAGCGGCGCGTGCAAGATGCGTACTCGATCCGCTGCATCCCGCAAGTGCACGGGGCGTCGCTCAGAGCGCTCCGCTATGTGAAAGAAACACTCGAAATCGAAATGAATGCCGCCACCGACAATCCGCTGATCTTTGCGAACGGGGACGTTCTTTCCGGCGGCAACTTTCACGGCCAGCCGGTGGCGATCGCCATGGATCTGTTGAAAATCGCGGTGGCGGAGCTGGCCAACATGAGCGAGCGCCGCATCGAGCGGCTCGTCAACCCGCAGCTTAATGAAGGCTTGCCGCCGTTTTTAAGCCCGCAGCCCGGTTTGCAGTCGGGGGCGATGATTATGCAATACGTCGCGGCTTCGCTCGTATCGGAAAACAAGACGCTCGCTCATCCAGCCAGCGTCGATTCCATTCCGTCATCGGCCAACCAAGAAGATCATGTCAGCATGGGGACGACCGCCGCCCGCCATGCGTACATGATCGTGCAAAACGCAAGAAAGGTGCTGGCGATTGAGCTCATTTGCGCGTTGCAGGCTGTCGAAGCGCGCGGCATCGAGCGACTGGCTGCGTCAACGAGGCAGTTTTACCACGAGGCGCGCCGCATCGTTCCTTCCATTGTGGCAGACCGCGTGTTTTCCCGCGATATTGAGGCAATGGATGCTTGGTTGAAGCAGCGGGCGGTCAGCAGCTGTTCGAACAGTGGAGCGAGCGTGTGA
- the hutP gene encoding Hut operon positive regulatory protein, whose protein sequence is MGKEKPVRIGRQALLLAMLDEGEEGPVLHQLESLAWRYCQGRVGAMEPQKIVAAIETAAKRHEVVDGGLYRDMHALYHAILEAVHGVTRGQMELGDLLRTAGLRFAVVRGTPYEGPKEGEWIAVALYGTIGAPVRGLEHEAVGLGINHI, encoded by the coding sequence ATGGGAAAAGAAAAACCGGTGCGCATTGGCCGGCAGGCGCTTTTGCTGGCGATGCTTGACGAAGGAGAGGAAGGCCCGGTCCTTCATCAGCTTGAGTCGCTCGCTTGGCGCTATTGCCAAGGGCGCGTCGGGGCGATGGAGCCGCAAAAAATCGTCGCGGCGATCGAGACGGCGGCGAAACGGCATGAGGTGGTTGATGGCGGCTTGTACCGCGATATGCACGCCTTGTATCATGCGATTTTAGAGGCGGTGCACGGTGTGACGAGGGGGCAGATGGAGCTAGGAGATTTGTTAAGAACTGCCGGCCTTCGTTTCGCCGTCGTGCGCGGCACACCGTATGAAGGGCCAAAAGAAGGAGAGTGGATCGCCGTCGCCTTGTACGGGACGATCGGGGCTCCGGTGCGCGGGCTCGAGCACGAGGCGGTTGGGCTCGGCATCAATCATATATAA
- a CDS encoding SPFH domain / Band 7 family: MKEQKAWYLDGFIGIGGIAMLLIAGFLLLVQQLFLPAILFFVMAVLLATGITIVQPNQAKVLTFFGRYFGTIRDSGLFFTVPLTVRTKVSLRVRNFTSNKLKVNDTQGNPIEIAAVVVFRVIDSAKAVFDVDDYEQFVEIQSEAAIRHVATKYPYDTFEDDNEITLRGNADIISDVLAAELQERLRVAGVEVIEARLTHLAYSPEIAGAMLQRQQAAAILAARKKIVEGAVSMAQMAIEQLDKENILELDDERKAAMVNNLMVAIVSERATQPVINTGSLY, encoded by the coding sequence ATGAAAGAACAGAAAGCTTGGTATCTCGATGGATTCATCGGTATCGGCGGCATCGCTATGCTTCTCATCGCCGGGTTTCTCCTCCTCGTCCAGCAATTGTTTTTGCCCGCCATTTTGTTTTTCGTCATGGCTGTGCTGCTCGCGACCGGCATCACGATCGTCCAGCCGAATCAAGCAAAAGTGCTCACCTTTTTCGGCCGCTATTTCGGTACGATCCGCGACAGCGGGTTGTTTTTCACCGTGCCGCTCACGGTCCGCACGAAAGTGTCACTGCGCGTACGCAACTTCACGAGCAACAAACTAAAGGTTAATGACACTCAAGGCAACCCGATCGAAATCGCCGCCGTGGTTGTCTTCCGGGTGATTGACTCCGCGAAAGCGGTATTTGACGTCGATGATTACGAACAGTTTGTCGAGATTCAAAGTGAAGCGGCGATCCGCCATGTCGCGACCAAATATCCATACGACACGTTTGAAGACGACAATGAAATTACGTTGCGCGGCAATGCGGATATCATTTCCGATGTGCTTGCTGCGGAACTGCAAGAGCGGCTGCGCGTCGCCGGGGTCGAAGTGATCGAAGCGCGCCTCACCCACTTGGCGTACTCCCCGGAAATTGCGGGCGCCATGCTCCAACGCCAGCAAGCTGCCGCCATTTTGGCGGCGCGGAAAAAGATCGTCGAAGGAGCGGTTTCCATGGCGCAAATGGCAATCGAACAGCTTGACAAAGAAAACATTTTAGAGTTAGATGATGAACGAAAAGCGGCGATGGTCAACAACTTGATGGTGGCAATCGTCTCCGAACGAGCCACCCAGCCCGTGATCAACACGGGCAGTCTATATTAA